Part of the Opisthocomus hoazin isolate bOpiHoa1 chromosome 5, bOpiHoa1.hap1, whole genome shotgun sequence genome, GAGGACAAAACTGTGtaagctgctgcttttaaagaAGCTGTTTTAGAAGTAAGAACTGTGCTGTTTGTGTGTAGGTATCTGGTGTCATTGCTTGAGTCCTTGCAAATGTAATCTGTAAAGCTTGCCCTTAAAGGTAGATGCAAATGTTAGTAACGTCCAGCTTAAACCAGAtgatgctgtgctgctgccagcccatggggagggaggaaggaggctgTAGTTTCTAGCATACACAGGGAAATACTGTTCTGAAGGCTAATTCCTTCGCTTTCTCAGTTGTACAGGTTGGAGCGTTACGATGATTGTCTGGCTGCGTACAGGGATCTCATCCGCAACTCCCAGGATGAGtacgaggaagagagaaaaaccaACCTCTCTGCTGTTGTGGCAGCACAAAGCACCTGGGAGAAGGTGATGCCGGTAAGtaagcctctgtgtgtgtgaccCGAGGAGTAAAGGGTATGGAATCACTGATATTTAACAGGGTAGAAATACGTTCCTGTCTTTTAATGACTTCTGAGTGTATGGAAGATCACGTGGTGGTTTCCCCTGTGTGGAGGAGTAAACACTGTTACTGTTCCTGAGTTATACTTCACCCTTGATCTCTGGGAGACTCATGTTAGTAGGTGTCACAGCAGAGCAGGAAGTGCTCTGAGCCTGTGTTAGGCAGAACAGCTGAGGTGAGGAACACCTTCCTCTGTCTCATTACCATCTTGCCCAGGGTAAAGCTAACTGTCTGGATCACCCAGCCGTGCTTGGGAATGTCTTTGTTAATGAACACTGCAGATTGTCATGTtcccatttttttcagaaatctttgtAGCTGTGCACAGCATGCTCATATTTCTGTTCAGTGCTGTGGATCCTCTTTCTAGTTCTCTAGAGTAGCAGTTCttatctgccctctttcagcagCCTAAGTAGTCCCCAAGTTCAGGCTGGAGTTTTGTTGCTGCCGTGTCAGTTGCCTCTGACTTCATTGTGCAGTGTGAGGGAAGATCCTTTGCACTGTGACTTACTTGCCAGGTGTGTGCCCTTTTAAAATTGCCTCTAAATTTATTTTGTAAGGAATAGTTTGAGTGTACATGAAGACTgtagtttgtgtctgttgcctgtCAAATCTGTATGTATAGATCAGTTGGTATTTATGCAGTGTTACATTTTCTTTCCATGCTAGGAGGACTTGGGCCTTCGAGAAGCTACCTATGAGTTGTGTTATAACAGTGCCTGTGCATTGATTGGACAAGGAAAGTTGAATGAAGCAATGAAAAAACTACAGAAAGCAGAAGGTAAAAACGTGGTGAGGTGAGAGGGAAGCTTTCTGTGATAGAAGTAGTTACTTGCTCTCTATAGACACACTTAATTGGAGGGAAAGAGGTCTTAAAAATCtaaaagcagagcagcagcaggatttgTTGTAAGTTTCCATATGGTTCTTGAAGCAACTGGTTTCTTGTAGAAATGTTCCTCTGCAGCTCTTTTCCAGAGCCATGTGGCATGTGCCATCTCCTGGCTCTCTTACAGCCCCCTGATGGGTGTTCAGTACCTCTGAGCAGTTTTTGAAGTAGGGAGTAGACAGGAGTGTCATCTCGTAAGCATGAGATGGTTTATCTTTCTAACTCCTGGTTTTGTtagtgtatgtatttatataaacataTACTATAAAAACCAAAAATACTTCATGGTATGAATTAGGTATGATGTTAGTATAAGCCAATAAATGAGCTTTTTtgcaaaggggattttttttctgtggggtgGAAGagtgattttgtgtgtgtttgaaaaaaaaaaaaaaaggctgggaggagaattagacagaattatttttgctGATCTAATTGCTCTTGCAGATAAATAGGTCAGTCTGTCCCGATTTTGATGATAGAATAGCAGCTCTCCCACACAACCGATTTATTAAGCGTGTATAATTTGAGCCTGTGTGCTGTGATAGTAGTTCTTCGGAGAGCAAAACTGGTGATGTTCTGGTGAGGTATATGAGAAAGTTAAGAAGTGACTGGTATGTGTACTGAAAACTGATGGGATTGCTGCCCCGTAAAAAGTGGTGTCATCTGAATATTGCCTGCTGGCAGCACTTAAAACAACTCCCAGGGTGGTGAGCAGTTGCGGCCGAGTGATCCCTATGGAAAAGATCAGGAGCTAGGTTTAAGGCAATTTGCTCAGGAGAGAAGATGAGTTTGTGACTGCTCTCAGAGGGCAGCTCTGGGAGGCACAGTATCTCCTGTGCATTTGATATTTCTTCTGCATCATCTAGTCTACTCCCTCATGTTCAGTCCCATCAATCATCAGACTTGTAGTCTGATGTGCCCTTGTAACGCTGCAAAAGTTTCAGGAAAAAACTGTGTTTCCCCATGCTTCTAGGCTATTATTTTTCCCTCTAAAGCCTTCTAAAATTGTGTTCTTCAATTTGTGTTTACTTCTAGAGCTGTGCCGCCAGTCGCTGTCAGAAGACTCTGTAAGTTCCTGATGTTGTTCTGGGAAGCATTCGCTTTGCAGCAGCGTGAATGAGGGTGCAGTCACGAAGTGTACGGCAGATAGCCGGATGAGAGCCAAAGCTGCTGTGCGGTATTACCCCAGCAAGACTTGCTCCTGCTGCCGGGGCAGCAGTCAGGGCTGTTGCAGAAGGGTAGCTGACACTGCAGACTGGTTGCTGCTGTGCTCCTTGCACGGTTGCCTATGCTGGTGCAGGCAGGACAGGTACGGGTTGTCTGAAACCTCGCTGTGACCCACCGCTGCTATGGATGAACACACTGAGTGGGTGGTGGGAAGTGTAGGAGATTCGTGAATGCTGTCGTCGGCTCAAGCAGAGGAGCACATTCAGCGCACAAGTCAAAGGTATCTCCAGATTCTTGCAAGAGCAGGTgaagctttcttttctcctggtTTAATCCAGATGTGCCTGTATTTGTGCTGTGGCTACAACCTTCACCAGTAGTAGCTGGGGTATTTGCTGCTAATACTGCCCAAGAGAGCTCATAGACATTTTCCAGCAGAACGCTGAGGCCAGGGACACAGAGGTGAGatggcagcttttttttctttttgccttgatTTTCCTTCAGGATGTGACAGAGGAAGACATTGAGGCTGAACTGGCTATTATTCATGGTCAGATGGCGTATATCATGCAACTGCAGGGTCGTACAGACGATGCGTTACAGCTCTACAATCAAATAATCAAGTTGAAGTAAGCTTTTCTAAAACAAGTGCTCAGTCTTCCATCTGTAGAGAGACCACTGTTTAATAACAATGTGCTTTCTACTTTTCTTGTCTGCAGGCCAACAGATGTAGGACTGCTTGCTGTCATTGCAAATAACATCATCACAATTAACAAGGTAGAGAATTACCTCGCTGCTTTCGGTGCAGTTACTCAGCCTGCTTCTCTGCTTCTGTGGAGAGAAGGGAGATAACCAGGAAAGACTTTTTCCTGAGCAGTAGTTAAATCGCAGACCCAgagactttttctttttcaaggaatGTAGTGAAATCTTCTCGTGATGTGTGATTTCCCCAGGACCAAAATGTCTTTGACTCGAAGAAAAAGGTGAAGCTGACCAATGCAGAAGGCGTTGAGCATAAACTCTCCAAGAAACAGCTCCAGGCGATCGAATTCAACAAAGCTTTGCTGGCAATGTACACTAACCAGGTAGGGGAAACTGGTCTGCAGTAAGTAGCTACAGATTTGCTCCAGCAGAGTTTGACTAGGCAAAAATGGATACGCAGCTGTTCTGTGTCGGAAGATGAGACCACTTGGTGTAGGCACAtaagtgaggaggaaaaaaaaaaaaaatcatccttagAAGAACAGACAGCCAGTTGTGCAGTGACTTGCGTGTTGCTGTAGGGAGGACAGTGTGGAGATATCTAGAAGACAGAAGGGGTGTGTGGAATTCTTAAATGCATGTGAAGTGATACTGGGAGGACTTGTGCTTGCTTCTGTGTACCCATTTTGGGGAAACCATCACTAGCATCTCTGTTTAGATATTAGTGGTATGTTAGCCCTGCATTAAACGCTTGCAGAGGTTGAGAAAAGTGTAATCTCTCTTCCCACTCCTCAGGCAGATCAGTGCCGCAAGCTGTCGGCAAGCCTGCAGTCGCAGAGTCCTGAGCATCTGCTCCCTGTGCTGATCCAGGCAGCCCAACTGTGTCGCGAGAAGCAGCATGCGAAGGCCGTAGGACTTCTGCAGGTAGGTTGAGAGAAAGTACTCCTTTGGCCAAGCACCGTTTGAAACTTGTGCTTTGCGTTCTTGTGTGCCGTTTCCCTTAGTTTGTTTTGTCTGGTTTAAATTTCCAGGAGTATCTGACTGTGCTTATTTTGATTTGGTTTAATGCTGCTGGAAAGCATTAACACCTAACTGAACAATGCTGCTTTTAGGGGGAAGGAGTTCCCTTGCACCTCTGATTTTTATGCTTAGGAAGCTGTAGTAGACTTCTAGGGTAAGCAGTGGACTCTGCTACTCTGCTTGCAGGCTGTTTGCAACAGCCTCCTTTATGGAGGGAATGAGTTGCCTGGGGTGGAGATCCGTGAGAGCGATGGGCCATTGGCACACTTTGGGGTCCTTCTCTGCTGTGTGCTGAAGCCTGCCTGTGCTGGAAAGCTCCCTTTGGCTCTTGCCAGCTTGCTGTGGCTGAGCATGAGATATGATTCACCAGAGCAGCAGCCTGGTGCCCACGCACATGTTGAATTGTTCTTTCCTCTGACTGTCAGGACTTTGCAGACCAGCACCCTGCCAATGCAGCTGAGATCAAGCTGACGATGGCCCAGCTGAAGATCGCGCAAGGTATCCAGTGTCCTCCTTTGTTGGGAAGTGTCTACACATGACAGTGGTACAAAGGGTGAGAAAAGCAGGCTTTAGGGCAATCTTTGCTGCCGTCACTGTTGTGACAGGGGTGCAGAGCAGAGATGCTTTCAGTGGGGTATTCTATACGTATCTGGCTATGGCAGGATAACACTCATAGCTTAGTGTCTGGGTGTCCAGGCTGCACAGATCCCTGGCAGAGATGCCCACAGTCTTTGTGAAAAACAGGGCTGAATCTGTTCCAGGGCAGGAGGGTCTTGGGATCAGTGTGGGGCTCCCTGGTGGTGCCATTCCTGTATACAGCTGGGCAGCACAGAGTTGGTTGTGGAAGAGAAGACCATGCTTGTGAAAGCTTGCTCCTGAAACCTTGTGGGATGTGGTGAGGGCAGAAAGGTCTTTTGTGTGGAGGCCTGTCCTTTACTCCTGGCAGTGGGGCAGATGTTCTGAGAGGGGGATCGTTACATCCCCATTGCTTGACCTTGGCTGGTAGTTCACTGGCAGGGTGAAGTGTTACCCTGCCACTCAGAGCAAGTTCCTCCCTGTCTCTCTGCTAGGCAGTGTCACCAAAGCCTGCATGATCCTGAGGAGCATAGAAGAACTGCAGCACAAGCCTGGTATGGTAAGCAAAACTCAGTCTGAACTGTGTGAGGTTTTTCCCTTGTAGCACAGCTTTGTACTACCTGCTCCTTGTTGCCTCTGCCCTGTGGCTTTTGCTTGACCTGAATGTCTGCAGGGAATTTGAGCCCATCTTCCTTGTCTTGGACAAAGGTGGGATTATTACGTGCATCAGGTGGCCTGAACTTAGCCACAGAAGTACTCTGCCTGTCAGCAAAGATGCGCTCTGCCTGTGTTCCCACTCTCTTATAATCCCCCCAGACCTGCGTGTTGCCTGGTTTTGCTTGCGTAGTGTGGCTGGAGTAGCTGCTTCCGTGGTATGTACTGTTGGGAAGTTTTTGAAGCAGCTTTAGGACAACAGGCATTAGGGAGAAAGTGCCGTGTGTTCCATCCCCACAGCATCATCCTGGTCTGCACGCACGTGCACATCTGGTATTCGGAAAAGCTTGGTGACCTTGAAAACGCTCAAGTGTAGAGCGTAAGCATCTTGTGCAGAGGCTGACAGTTGTAGGTCTGTTCCAAGTGCGAGTGCGAACCATCACAGTAATTTATAGAGGTGGTCAGCAACACCCGCTCCTTGCTCCGGGGCACCTCTAGTTGTGACTGGGGTGTAGGCAAGCAGATAATGTCTGTATCATCTCTTcagtactgctttttttttttttttttccccatggctcTTGGGATAGAgaatgggggaagaaaaagggtTTGTAGTGAAACTGTGTCCAGTGGCAAGCAAAGAAAGTGCCAAGACAAGAAGGTTCTTTCTGTGAATGCAGTCTTAAGCTTGTGTCATAGGAGAAAGATTGGTGGGGACATTTCTTTAGGAGGGACCCGGGTAGGAAGGTCTTGCCTGGCCATCCTGCCTGTTACCACAGCTGGTTTGTAGGGACAGAGCAGAAAGCTGCCCTTGACTCTGCATTTAGGAAATCCTGTCACTTAACTGCTGACTCTCTGGCTATAGACAGCTTGTGTGAAGATCCGCTGTAAGCTGCTCTTGAATGTTTGCAGGTGTCTGCGTTGGTGACAATGTACAGTCACGAAGAGGACATTGACAGTGCAATCGAGGTCTTCACACAGGCTATCCAGTGGTATCAGCAATTCCAGGCAAGTCAGACCGGAGGAGCTAATGCACAGGGATTTGTCTCAGTCTTTGCTGGCTAGTCCAATTGGGCTTTTCCTGTTGATGCGTGGCCCCAGCAGCTCATCCAGGTGGTATTTTGGAGACCTGTGAGCTCCTGTTTTGTGAGCACTCGTTTTATCCCTGTTTCATTATTTCAGATGTGTTGCAAACAGGGAGCAGTAGCTCCTGTCAGATTAGGAGAGTGGCGGCAGCGGGTGCCCAAATGTAGCAATTGGGCCTGCTCCCTGATTAGAAAGCGTAGTGGAGCAGAAGGCTGCCTTGTCCCGTGCAGTTCTGCTTCGCATCCTGGAGTGCAAAGGTGGTCCACTTTCTGCATGACAGGGTGCTAACTCAGTTCTTCTTGCGTGGGTCTCGGGCATTAAAGCCTGCTGAAGCTGGGCTCCATGCTGTGGTAACGAGGAACTAATTATGGCTGCTCTGTCTTTCAGCCAAAGTCTTCTGTCCATTTGTCGCTGATAAGGGAAGCTGCCAACTTCAAACTAAAGCATGGCAGGAAGAAGGAAGCAATCAGCGACTTGGAGGAGCTCTGGAAGTGAGTAGGGTGGTTGCTGAGCAGGAGGTCTCCACCTAGAGACCTCTGCAAGTTGTGTGGTACCAGGCGGTGTCCGACAATGTTGGTTGACTGGGGGTCGTCCTTTAGAGTTGCTTTTGCACAGGGGCTCCAGTGCAAAACCATGTTTTGGAAGGAGAAGGGGTAATTCATTTGATCTACAGCTGATGTTCACTTGAAAACCTGGTTGACTTGTCGCAGAGGCCTCTTGTGTGCAAGTGACGGTTGCTTTGGGGAGTGGGATTCACAATTTTTTTGTAGTGCTACCTATACCGTGGATGTctaggttttggtttttattgtgcacttgatgggattttttttttttgagctactGTTAACTTGGCTTTGCTACTGGGACCTGGGGGATTTTTGTCGTTCATCGCCTGCTTCATGATACTGTGGAGATGCCTGCACCTCCCTTTGTCCCCACCAGTGATGTTTGGTGACGTGCTCTGGAGGAGACCACAGACTGACATGCCTATCCCCACAgacagcagctgtgctgcagcagcaagcACTGCATGGTGATACCAGTCTTCGGGGGTGAGTCTGTACCTTGGTAACTTggaccttttcttctttcttccctgcAAAGGCAAAACCCAAAAGATGTGCATACTCTGGCACAGCTCATCTCTGCCTACTCCTTGGTGGACCCCGAAAAAGCTAAAGTGTATCCTTTTGATGGTGGTATCAGAGCAAAGAAAGAGGCGTTTGGGCATTGTTCCCTTGGATTTCAGCTGCGTGGGGAACTTGGACCCGCTCTTGCCTGAAGAAACGCAAGGAACATCTCCAGAACAGCTACATATCCAGGTCGAGTTGCCTGGAGCCACGTTATTTCTCTAATTGGGTTGACTACTGCAAGGTCCCGGGACCATTTTGTCTTTGGCTTCCTCCTCTCTGAGAATTTATGACTTAAGACTAGGTGCAACCAAAAATAGGAGCTCCTCCGTCTTTTCTGTTGGAATCTTAAACCTGTGGTAGTAATGCAGGACTGTGCCCGACCAAATACAGCTAAGCTCTCGCTGACCCAAAGTACCAGGTTCGCATACTGCTTTTGCCATCCTGAGCAGCTTTCAGAGGAAGTTGCTACTTCTGTCTCTGtaacaaagaaggggaaaatgagGCAGATGGTGATTAAGCAGCTCATCCCAGCTTGTGCAGGAAGCTGGTGGGAGTCTGGTGTCTGCATTGCGAACAGGCTGAatttgttcaggctgaaggtgcCTGTTGCTGCCTGGGCAAACCTCGTTGTTTATCTTTTCGCTTGCTGGTTTGCATTCCTGAACTCTTCCCTTGCAGTCTTAGCAAACACTTGCCTTCCTCGGACACCATGTCTCTGAAAGTAGATGTTGATGCGCTGGAGAACTCCCATGGAGCAACCTATGTTCGGAAGAAAGCTGGGAAGCTCGCTGGAGACAGCCAGCAGAAGGAGCAAGGGTAAAGCAGGCTGCTGTAGCTCTGGTGCAGTTGTTCTTTGGGGTGGCATGGGAACCACACTTGGTGTGGTGGGAACGTTGCTGTAGAAGGCAGGCTGGTGGAAAGGGGAGCTTGTTGTTTAACTGCAAAGAACCTCAGGTAGCAGCAGACCAAGTTTTGAGGGAAGTGGGTATGGTTTAGCTTCTTCCAGAGCTAGTTTTTAGTTGACTTGTCTGCTATGTCCGTGCTGTGTCACAGCGGCTGTTTCCCTGCTTGCTTTTCAGACAAGGGGatgtgaagaagaagaagaagaaaaagaagggtaAGTTGCATTTCCTAGCGGTTGACACAGCACAGCTCCAGAGAGCTCATCAGATTGGTTCTTCACATAGCCAGCCTTCAGCTCCCCGGGAGCTGGAGCCCTTTGCTGGGACTGGGTCCCTGTGAACCCAGATCTTCATGATAGCCTGTTTGGCTGAGCTGTTTTTCCACAGAAGTGAGAGCAACGTGCTGATGGGGCGATGTGGGTTGCTGGGCTCTTcgtgctgcctggctgctgacATCCCCTGCATATCCCTTGGTGATGCCTCTCCAGCGCGTTGGCCCCAGTCTCATTTCCTGGCACTGGATGTTCTGCAGGAAAGCTGCCTAAGAACTACGACCCCAAGGTGACTCCTGACCCTGAGCGGTGGCTCCCAATGCGAGAGCGTTCCTACTATCGTGGACGgaagaagggcaagaagaaggatcaGGTCGGCAAGGGGACTCAGGGTTCAACCACAGCTGGCTCCTCTGAACTGTAAGTAGCCTCTTTGCAGGGCGTGGTGTGGGGAATCACCCGTGGGTGGCTGGGAAGGCTGGGTTTGTGCTGCTTACCTGTGGCTCTGTCACCACGCCAACCATGGGTAGCACAAGTGAGACTGCACTTTGCCCTTTCTACCCTCTACCAGCTGCCCTTTCCAGAGATTCCTGTAGGTCGCTGAAAACCAGAATGATACGATGGGCATGCTTGAAGGTGGCAAGGTGCAAATAAAATTCCCATAgtcttttaaaaatgtgcttttcttaGCTTTGGTGAGATGAATTTTGCGTGCTTTCTCTCGAGCTATTTGCTTTCAAGTCTTTTGGTGGGTGGAGAGCCCTTAGCTGTGATTTGGGAAAACACTGTACTTCCTTCTAAGTTGACACTGGTTATTTCAGCTGTAGTCAGGATTTACCACTGTGTGTGAGGCCTGACAGCAAGATGGTGACTTACGAGCATCTGAGAGAAGGAAGTACTTCTAAAATAATAGGAATGCAGGGAATTGCTGGTGCTGTCTGGTAGTTTCTCTTTACACAGCTGTCTCAAACAGAAGCATGAAAAGCCTTTTGTGGCACTGTTGGCTGGAGCAGCGTTTGCAAGGAGAGCTGGCACAAGGATGCCTTTCTGGTtaaggagagagaaaggaggtTGGGTTTGCACTGCCTAAGTCTGGGGCCTGAAAAGCTTCTTGTGTTGCGTGAGCTGCCACATGTCTCTTCAAAAGTTAGCCTTGCTTTTGTTGTTGAGGACTTTCACTAGTGAGCATCAGTTAGAAGGTGATTGCCTGCCCTTTGAGACGTGTTCCCATCATCCATCAGCCGTGCTGTAGAAGTTGAAGCTTATTTAAGCTTGTTTGAGCTCTCCTTGAGTGAGTGCCCTCCCACACGCAGTGCTACCTAATGCTGTCTTACGGGGCAGTGGCTGTTTTTCACTGTCGGCTTCCTGCAGTGGTGCCGCATCCTGCAGGTGGTTGTGAACCCACATGGTACCTCTTTGTCATCTTCCCCGCAGGGATGCCAGCAGGACTGCCAGCAGCCCACCTACCTCCCCTCGGCCCGGCAGTGCTGCCGCCGTATCGGCCACAAGTAATGTCGTCCCTCCCAGGCACCAAAAACCCGCTGGTGCCCCGGCCaccaagaagaagcagcagcagaaaaagaagaaaggggcTAAAGGAGGGTGGTGAGAAGCGGGACGTGTAACCTCCCTCCCCCCGTCAGTAGGTGATGCTGGTTGCAGAATAAAGGTCAAAAGCGAGTGCTGGCGAAAGACTCTTGGTGTCCGGATCTCTGTCCTGCCTGtcgggggggagaggggctggtgcAGGCACCGTGGTGCACGCTCACCCAGCTGCTTTCCTCACGCTTGCTCCCACTGTGACTTAGCGTGTTGCCATCAAACTCAAATGCAGCCCCTAAGAAGAAAATCTGTCTGCGTTGCCAAACGTTTAAAAGATGTGGAATAATCAGTTGCTTCTTGAAATGTCGCTTCGTGCTCCCCCTGCACACAGGCAGAAGGCCTGCAGCAGATTTATCTGCCAGTCTGTCTGACGACGCCCGATGCAAGCACTGTCTTCTGCGTCTTGTCCCATCTGGTCACTGACCACCAAAGAGCACAGGCACAAAGGGGCTTGGAAAACAGTTTATGGGCTGGATTGTACAGCAGGAGATAACTTGAagggggagagcagggctgtTCGGAGATGGCACGGCGAGGCGTGTTGCAGCTGACTCAGTGCCTGCTTTTCCGCAAGCTGGCGGCCTGGCCAGACCAGCGTGAGCTAAACCACGGTGGGGGGCTGTGGTGAAGAGGCACCGCGCTGCACGGGGGGAAGCTGGCGGTGGGAGGGAGAAGTGTCTGCTCGCCTGGCACGCCAGAGGCAGTGCCTGAGCATATCTTGAAACTTCTGGTTTGGTATGAATGTAGCAAAAATCTTCTTCCATATGTGGGGTTTCAGCGGGTAGgagtagaatcgtagaatggttcgggttgggagggaccttttgaggtcatctagtccagcccccctgcagtgagcagggacatctccaactacagcaggttcctcagagccctgtccaacctggccttgaaggtttgcagggatggggcctccacggCCTCTCTGCGcaccctgtgccagtgtttcaccgccctcatggtgaaaaatgtcTTCCTATCCCTTCTGAACCTGCCCTCCCGTAGCCGAAAGCCGACAGCGCCTCGGGGAGAGCTGTCGGTGCCAGCCCTCGAGGCGAAGGCTGCTTCCCGCCTCCGGGGGAAGCGGCGGGGCCGAGGGaagcggggccgcggggcagccGCGCGGGCCTGCAGGGGGCGCCCGCTCGGTGCGcgccgccgcggccgcctccGTGCGcgccgccggcggggagcgggcggccatGGGCGGGCGGCTGCGGCCCGCCGCGCTCTGCGGGGCCGCCCTGGCCgtggcgggcggcgcggccctgGCCGCCTGGGCCTGGGCTCGCctgcggggccgcgccgcgccgcctgcCGCCGCCGAGCAGGTActggggccgggcgcgggcggcgggctgggccgggccgggccgcgccgccggggccgcTCGGTCTCCGCGCCGGCGGGCGGCCCCGTCCCCCTCCTCGCCGTGAGGCGGGTTTCGCtgcgtcccgtcccccccccccccgcgccccctgtGCCCCTGGCGCCCGGCCGCCGGTCTGAGCGCGGTGCCCCTCGCCCTGCAGGGTGCGGGCCGCGGCAGACCGGTGCTGGTGCTGGGCCTGGACGGGGCCGGGAAGACCAGCGTGCTCCGCTCCCTGGCCGCCGAGCGCGTCGGGCGCGGCCTGGCTCCCACCGAGGGCTTCCACGCCGTCTGCGTCGGCACCGGAGAGACCCGGATGGAGTTCCTGGAGAGTGAGTGAGCCTTTTTAGCACGGAATATAAAATAAGCTCCCCTTCGGTGTCCTAGGGATCAGGCACGTAGCTTAAAACCTCCCTATTCCCTCGTGCCTGCTCTCAAAACCTGACGTTGGGATTGCtttctcctgggggttctgcttCCCCACCTGGCCCCTGTTGGGAGATGACCTGCGGGGGCTGGAGGAGGTCTGTGCccgctcagccctgctctgcggggtctctgctcccagggccaccagcctgatggcgCGGAACCAGCCCCAGTAAGCCCTCTGCTGTGGTCCGCGGCTGCTCTGCGTTGTTCACCATCCCGTCAGTGCTCGTGCCTGGCAAAGGGCgagagcagaagaggaagaaatggtAAGGTGAAAGAAGAGAGGATGAAGAGAAAAgctttgtgtgctttttgttcaAAAGCCTCGTAAGTGGTATTTTCTAGGCTTTGGGGTGTCAGGGGTGTTGCAGGCGCAGCTAGCTGGTGGGGGGGGTAGGAGTCCTGGAgccggggcagccctggcacGGAGAGGCTGACACCACAGCCTCGTCGGAGCCTGCCATCGGTGGAGGCCGATGCTGCCCTTCGCTTCCCGCCCTTCCTGCGCTGTATCTTGGCAGCAAGCCCGCGGATGCCTCCGTCCCTTTGTCAGCAGCCTGAAGGTGTTGCGCTGCTCCTGGGTGAGTCTTTGGGACGTGAGGGTCAGGCTGCCAGGGCAGAGTTTCCTTCCCAGTCCCGCTGCCGTAGGAGTCTGTGCGGTGTCTGAGGGAAGTCGTCTCTCCAGAGACGCGTGTGGCCTGTGCCCCTCTCCTGGTAGGTGTGAGACGCCTGTATCTCCTGCTGGGAGGTGCTTGGTCTGGCTGAGCCCAGAGAAGCCCGCAGcatctctgctcctgccccggggGTGGCCTGGGCCCAGCACTGCGCACCCCGCAGCAGAGCCTGTTGTTTCTGAGTCGTCCTTCCCTCTCTGGTCCAGGTTGGTAGTGGCTGAGATGTGATGGCTGCCATCTGACCCATGGGAAATGAAATGTCTCAGGCCAGTTTCAGCCAGGTAAATCCATGCATGGCTCTCTAATCTGGTTACTTATCCAGTCTGTACCATCGCCTAGCCCAGGGGTTAGCAGCCTGTGCTGTGATCACGTGGCACAAGATGATGGGCAGACAGCAGGGTTTTTATTTCGCTGGCTTGGACAGATAAAGAACTGTCCTGTCTTTTTCTTTGTACCATCACACAGATAAGTGGGTGGTATCTTGCCTTTGCAAGGCATAGGAGCTCCTGGCTTCTGCTGAGTTCCTACTAGTtcggggaaaaaaagtgttctctGTGAGGCTGCTGACCCCTGGGTTATGCTATGCATGAATGCACTTAACGCAGGGAATGGTGGTGAGCCCCCAGAACGTCACAGCACAGAACCAGAAGCATCTGTCCCACGCGTGACGCATCGGTCGCAGCCCCGC contains:
- the SRP72 gene encoding signal recognition particle subunit SRP72 — protein: MAAAAAGGAGVAALWSEVNRCGQNGDFARALKSVNKILQISKDDVTALQCKVVCLIQNGNFKEALGVINTHTKVLTSDVIAFEKAYCEYRLNRIENALKTIQSASQQTDKLKELYGQVLYRLERYDDCLAAYRDLIRNSQDEYEEERKTNLSAVVAAQSTWEKVMPEDLGLREATYELCYNSACALIGQGKLNEAMKKLQKAEELCRQSLSEDSDVTEEDIEAELAIIHGQMAYIMQLQGRTDDALQLYNQIIKLKPTDVGLLAVIANNIITINKDQNVFDSKKKVKLTNAEGVEHKLSKKQLQAIEFNKALLAMYTNQADQCRKLSASLQSQSPEHLLPVLIQAAQLCREKQHAKAVGLLQDFADQHPANAAEIKLTMAQLKIAQGSVTKACMILRSIEELQHKPGMVSALVTMYSHEEDIDSAIEVFTQAIQWYQQFQPKSSVHLSLIREAANFKLKHGRKKEAISDLEELWKQNPKDVHTLAQLISAYSLVDPEKAKVLSKHLPSSDTMSLKVDVDALENSHGATYVRKKAGKLAGDSQQKEQGQGDVKKKKKKKKGKLPKNYDPKVTPDPERWLPMRERSYYRGRKKGKKKDQVGKGTQGSTTAGSSELDASRTASSPPTSPRPGSAAAVSATSNVVPPRHQKPAGAPATKKKQQQKKKKGAKGGW